The genome window ATTTTCAATAAAGCATGTAAAAGATTGTCATAGACGTCTCTCTGTACCAGGAGCAGGAATCAGATACAAacatatgtgcaagattaacatTCCAGGGGGTTTTCACTAACCTGTATGGTTAGTCGAGTTTTGAGTAGCTCTAATGGATACGTACAGAGGGTTGAGCTGACTCCAGCAACGGCCCCAGCAACAAGTGAGGGGGGAAGTGGAAGTTTGGGTTGTTCTCCATCCTTAGGAGTCAAAGCCTTCTTAGCTGTATCATAAGCAAACAACTGCAAGAAGAACCATCAACATTCAAAAGAACTGCAGAAATAGAAATGTGGATTATATAGTAGCAGCCTACTAGGTTAAACCACCAGCATTCCTAAGGAGCTAAGGTTCAAACAAGATGATTGATTACTAGAGACTGAAAATGTATGCAACATCATATTGTCATTTCATATGGATCATGTGCATTTTCTGCACGGTCTGCTAAAAACAATGTGGTGAAAACTGGCAGGCAAAACCAACACAAACACAACCTTATGGTCTTTAATTACATAATATTTCTTTAATCTACAAAGTAATATACATGTGATCAAAGAGTTAAATGTTGAGACATACTAAATGCAGGTACGCATTACATGATGAATGAGTGATTAGATATTGTGGCAAAACATTCTGTTTATTCATCAAAGGGATTACATGATAGTAGAGAAAATGTATCTAATTTGCCCAGTGAGTCAAACAATACCAGAGGCAACATCACAAGCCTATAAAATATACATAAAGCAATAGTTTTGATGCCATGAAATGTTCAAAAGAGGAACATTCACTGTCGTTCAGACATTCAAACCTCATTTTCTTTAACTGAACCATATGTTTACGTTTAAAAAGTTCAAAGCCCGAAATGGAACCAACCAAACCCAAAAAGCAAGGTAACGATTAACCCATTCCACCAGTTTGGTGTTCGGTTTTATAGGATCATGTTCACTGCAGAGAGGCGCACCATAAACACCAGACCACAAAGTTGATCCACAAGGGAGATTTTGAAATAAAACCAAAAAAGATATTTCTCAAATAAAGGTCGAATGACTCAAAAACCTAGCAAGGGAAACAGACATCCAAATTTGCAAATGGCCAAGACACCTAAAGTGAACTGAAAAATGCTTTATCATCTGCACAAAACTCAGCTCAAACCTCCCCTCCTTCCCTGAAGTCCCATCAAAATGGAAAGCTCGAAGTGTTCCACCATGACTGCTTTCTGCCTCGTGGACTGCAAAACGGTGCATGTGGATTGCAAAAGGGGCGATCCATCAGTTGCGAGATCAAAGAAGCATCCAGGATTATGTTGCTTGCAATATGGGAATCGGTGGTAATGAGTGGTTTGATCCATGTTTCCTATATAGTATGGTTCTATGATGGGACTAAAATAATTGGAGAATCATAACTTTAACTGAGCCGACTAGTTTAGTTGACATGTttgttcagttttttttttttttactttagccCAGGCTTCTGGGTATCATGTTTCGCTCGAACAATCCATGACCTAAATTTAGCAAAGATTCCTGGAAagtcatgagatatacaattaaAGAAGTTGATAGCATATATCTTGGTCAACCATAACAAAAGGTTAAAAGTTATTATGAAAGAAAGCGGTAAGGAAACAACGGTGTGATATCACAGACAAGGAAATCACCATTAAACTAGAAATGCATATGATATAAAATCAACACGATCAATTACCTCAATCGCCTTGCTTGGTGCAACACGGATCACATTAACAAAATTTCCACGGAACAGCCCTTTCCACCCCTCAGTATTCATTATAGACTGGAAGACTTCTGTCGTCGAGTTCCCATTGCTTCCTACCATAAGATGTGTCCTGATCGTTTCCAACGGTGCAACCGCAGTCCGTGACACCGCCCCCGCAATTGCTCCactgaacaaccttctaaagtggGGATTCCCTATCCTAATCCTTATTTTCAACccacccttcttcttctcctttttaacCACTACCTCCTCCGCAACATCAGTTGCTTCCGCTACTGTTCCAGTAGGATCAGCAGCAGGAGTCTCAAGAGCACGATACCCAACCTCCGGCGACACATACTTCATGTAGAGATCGGCCCCTGACACCTTAACGCTGTTATTTGTAGGATTAGAAGTATTAGGAGAAACCCCAAAACCGACTCCCATCTGCCCAACACTCGCAAACAAGCCACCAGTGGGGTAGAATCCCTCATGGAGGTTCCATGAAAAGCTTAGTTCTGGAAAGGGTAGGAGGAACAACCCATCAGTCTTCTTCTCAAACGGTTGCAGCCTCTTATCCGCCATTCCTATCACAAGCAAAACCTGGATTTGGTAAGATTAGGGCACCACAGCATCCAAATGCACCACTCTTGGGTTCGAAAGGCACTTGAGATAACCAAATCGGAAGACAAATTCAAGGGGACGAATGCAGCAAAGTAGATGCTTCAACAAAATGGGAGATATAAAATACAGGAAATAAATATCTTTGAATCCAACAGATATTACAACCACGCAAGAACGAGGCGGAGGTGcgagagaaaataaaataaattgggTTTTCTACAGACACAAGAGAAGCACGGCGCTACGCAGGGCCGCTGCCTGAATcgacaagaacaagaagaagaacataatgcATAGATTAAAAGAGAAGGAAACGTGGTAAACCCCGAAACCAAATCGAATCCAGAAAAAGactcgatttaaaaaaaaaacatatggatCATCAGATGAGCAAGTGAAAGCCGAACTATGACAGAGGAATCCAAAAATCCAGGGGAACGACGTCACCTCAACGATCCACGCGAAACAATCGGGCAGGGGGAATCAAACTAGGATAATCCAAAGAGCCGCGCCTTCGAGAGATCAAAGCCAGGATAATCTCCCTATTTGATCGATCTCGCCATTCGCGCTATAACAGCGAGGAGGGGGACGGGTGAGAGGGATTAGCCGCCGCTACCCCTTCCTGTGCCTCTCTCCCGTCGTCCGTCCCGCTGTTGGGAGTAAAGGAGAACTTCCCCTATCCCATGAATGCCCTTACAATCTAGATTACATAATAGGTGAATAATGTAGGGGTATAATTGTCCTTTAGAAGGTAGGTCACGCATCTTTCACTCGTTACCATCTTTACAATGTACCGGTAAGGGGTATATTGGTCTTTTCGTCGAAATCGAGAACAGAGTTAGGTGATGAATATGACAGGGTAGGGTGATGAATGATGATGAGATGCAATTTTAATCTTTCAAGGTGTCATTAAATTTAGCAACCACATAGTTGTGTTTGTGGGGCATATTGCAAGGCGATGAGAGGAATAATAGCTACTGACAACCATATATAAAGCATAAAGACATATTCTTTGCTTCCAATTGTTTGCTTGTTGTAGCCTAGCGGTCAAGTGAGTGGGAATGTCAAGAACTTTTTAGCCTGTTGAACTTGTTCTTTCCACATCCTAAAGGTCGACAAATGCTTTGAGATGTTAAAGCAGTCAAAGTTTCGGTGCTAGTTTTGTCAGCACGTAGCTGTTTGATATTTAGTGAGAAAAAAAGATAAGACTATGGGCTAAAAAGAATAAATCATTGTCCAAGAACAGAGTGAATTGACATCTTTATCTCCAAAATTTGCAGAGGAAAAAAACAAATAATTTAGATCCTCCCCAAACCCTGGGGATCCAATTAACATCTGGTGTCTCGATCATCCAATCCAATTGATGGACGGGGACTGCATTGACAAGTGCACTTATCATGAATGGCAGATAAAGATGTACCAGATTCCTGTGAATTCAAGAGGGTCCCAACATTGATGAGGGTACATGCAGTAGACCATCACCCTCTACTTTCTGTCTAGTATCTGTGGTCTACATAATGAACGTATCTCAATGTTTTCTTGTATCGAAAAATAACATCCACATCATGAATTCACCATAACGATTACAAGTTCCCAACCAAGTAGAACAACTACAAATCTAAGTTACAAAATTGGTTATCAAACGCAATCGGTCAAGGCCATAAGGCAGCAAGATAGATTTTGTCCATAACATCTAATGAAACAAGAAAAGGATGTCGTTTGCCGCTGATACATTGAACTCGCAGTAATATGTACCTCTTTAATAACTCCCAACAATTTTACCGCTCCTCATGCATTTCATAAGTGCCACTGTCTAATGTTTCTTTTTTGAAGATTTCTTAAGGGATTTCTTTTTTGGCTTCAGTTTACTTGCTGCAGAAATATATGTCTTgtgttccttttctttcttcctctg of Musa acuminata AAA Group cultivar baxijiao chromosome BXJ1-7, Cavendish_Baxijiao_AAA, whole genome shotgun sequence contains these proteins:
- the LOC103991294 gene encoding adenine nucleotide transporter BT1, chloroplastic/mitochondrial, with protein sequence MADKRLQPFEKKTDGLFLLPFPELSFSWNLHEGFYPTGGLFASVGQMGVGFGVSPNTSNPTNNSVKVSGADLYMKYVSPEVGYRALETPAADPTGTVAEATDVAEEVVVKKEKKKGGLKIRIRIGNPHFRRLFSGAIAGAVSRTAVAPLETIRTHLMVGSNGNSTTEVFQSIMNTEGWKGLFRGNFVNVIRVAPSKAIELFAYDTAKKALTPKDGEQPKLPLPPSLVAGAVAGVSSTLCTYPLELLKTRLTIQRDVYDNLLHALLKIIQEEGPSELYRGLTPSLIGVVPYAATNYFAYDTLKKVYKKTFNTDDIGNVATLLIGSAAGAISSSATFPLEVARKHMQVGAVGGRQVYKNMLHALLSILEKEGVGGLYKGLGPSCMKLVPAAGISFMCYEACKKILIDEEDA